One Capsicum annuum cultivar UCD-10X-F1 chromosome 2, UCD10Xv1.1, whole genome shotgun sequence genomic window carries:
- the LOC107860058 gene encoding elongator complex protein 5, translated as MNISYFRQTPGFFAAIFSLSQNWQYSTMAETISRALRDGAFEGEHAPALTIKDTINTPFGSFVFNHILTQLTSNILAGKSQARGVVLVALSRPPSFYVELLKSKGFDVTSSSKWLRVLDCYSDPLGWKSKLMERGTVRNPYEETILKTSLCKNLKELDKALSSIIELGKEIVEEGNGRFAVAIDSVSEILRHSSPPSVARILSHLRSHDQVSCIFCLLHVDLHEAKVAATLEYLSTMHADVEPIVQRTNGQRNTSEDLPMVEQCFKRGKFHVRFKRRNGRVKVMREELYVEGSGIKFTEVSSADGLTAQGLVPKVQFNLELSEKEKLDRAKVVLPFEHQGTGKPIQIYDGRKSLNESETEEKQASVDKPQTPEDSGRGEIIYFRDSDDEMPDSDEDPDDDLDI; from the exons ATGAACATTTCATACTTTCGTCAAACCCCAGGGTTTTTCGCCGCCATTTTTTCCCTTTCCCAGAATTGGCAGTATTCAACAATGGCGGAAACAATTAGCAGAGCTCTCCGTGACGGAGCATTCGAAGGAGAACACGCTCCCGCTCTAACTATAAAGGATACTATCAACACACCTTTCGGTTCCTTCGTCTTCAACCATATTCTTACGCAACTCACTTCCAACATTCTCGCCGGTAAATCACAAGCTCG AGGTGTTGTGCTGGTTGCTTTATCCCGGCCTCCATCGTTCTATGTTGAATTGTTGAAGAGTAAAGGTTTTGATGTTACTTCATCAAGTAAATG GCTAAGAGTTTTAGATTGCTATTCCGATCCTCTTGGATGGAAAAGCAAGTTGATGGAGAGAGGAACTGTAAGAAATCCATACGAAGAGACCATATTGAAAACTAGTTTATGTAAGAACTTGAAAGAATTGGACAAGGCTTTGTCTTCCATTATTGAACTTGGAAAAG AAATTGTTGAAGAGGGAAACGGGAGATTTGCAGTTGCAATTGACTCG GTTAGTGAGATATTAAGACATTCATCTCCACCTTCCGTTGCAAGAATCTTAAGTCATCTTCGCAGTCATG ACCAGGTCTCATGCATATTTTGCTTGTTGCATGTGGACCTTCATGAGGCCAAGGTGGCTGCCACTCTTGAATATTTGTCCACTATGCATGCAGATGTGGAACCAATAGTTCAAAGAACAAATGGACAGAGAAACACCTCAGAGGACCTCCCAATGGTGGAACAGTGCTTTAAAAGAGGGAAGTTTCATGTTCGTTTTAAACGCAGAAATGGACGTGTCAAAGTGATG AGGGAAGAGCTTTATGTTGAGGGATCAGGCATCAAATTTACAGAAGTTTCATCTGCAGATGGACTCACTGCCCAAGGTCTTGTTCCCAAG GTGCAATTCAATTTAGAGCTTTCAGAGAAGGAGAAATTGGACCGAGCGAAAGTCGTACTCCCATTTGAACACCAAG GAACTGGTAAACCCATTCAGATCTATGATGGTCGCAAATCTCTTAATGAAAGCGAAACTGAGGAGAAACAAGCTTCAGTTGATAAACCACAAACACCGGAGGATTCTGGGAGGGGTGAAATAATATATTTTCGGGATTCAGATGACGAGATGCCAGATTCAGATGAGGACCCTGATGATGATTTGGACATATGA
- the LOC107860059 gene encoding uncharacterized protein LOC107860059 isoform X1 — MKVNWEVEECCNHDQTIFLVTIGVYTVCIFILWRTFIITPFKLITVFLHEVSHAIACKITCGEVVGIKVHANEGGVTQTRGGLTWVILPAGYLGSSFWGMVLILSSTYVLSAMIAAGCFIAALLIVLCLAKNWTLRGLCIGFIIFIGGIWALQIQTDVRLLRYVILFIGVMNSLFSVYDIYDDLISRRVNTSDAEKFAELCPCCCAGPFWGVLWGMISFAFLFGAMYLGLALLS; from the exons atgaaggTGAATTGGGAGGTTGAGGAATGTTGTAACCACGATCAGACTATCTTCCTTGTCACCATTGGTGTCTACACCGTCTGCATTTTTATC TTATGGAGAACATTTATTATAACTCCTTTCAAGCTCATTACTGTGTTTCTTCATGAAGTAAGCCACGCGATTGCTTGTAAGATCACATGTGGTGAG GTGGTCGGCATCAAAGTTCATGCCAATGAGGGGGGAGTGACACAAACGCGTGGTGGTCTTACTTGGGTGATATTGCCTGCTGGAT ATCTGGGTTCATCATTTTGGGGAATGGTTCTCATACTCTCATCGACGTATGTTCTCTCTGCAATGATAGCTGCTGGTTGTTTTATTGCTGCTTTGCTTATCGTGCTCTGCCTTGCAAAAAAT TGGACACTTCGCGGACTTTGCATCG GTTTTATCATTTTCATTGGTGGAATTTGGGCTCTGCAAATTCAAACGGATGTTCGTTTGCTCCGTTacgtaattcttttcatag GTGTTATGAACAGCTTGTTTTCCGTATATG ATATCTATGATGATTTAATATCTCGAAGAGTGAACACGAGTGACGCTGAGAAATTTGCTGAACTTTGTCCTTGCTGTTGTGCTGGTCCTTTTTGGGGAGTCCTCTG GGGAATGATATCTTTTGCATTTCTTTTTGGAGCTATGTACCTTGGACTTGCCCTTTTATCTTGA
- the LOC107860059 gene encoding uncharacterized protein LOC107860059 isoform X2, whose product MKVNWEVEECCNHDQTIFLVTIGVYTVCIFIVVGIKVHANEGGVTQTRGGLTWVILPAGYLGSSFWGMVLILSSTYVLSAMIAAGCFIAALLIVLCLAKNWTLRGLCIGFIIFIGGIWALQIQTDVRLLRYVILFIGVMNSLFSVYDIYDDLISRRVNTSDAEKFAELCPCCCAGPFWGVLWGMISFAFLFGAMYLGLALLS is encoded by the exons atgaaggTGAATTGGGAGGTTGAGGAATGTTGTAACCACGATCAGACTATCTTCCTTGTCACCATTGGTGTCTACACCGTCTGCATTTTTATC GTGGTCGGCATCAAAGTTCATGCCAATGAGGGGGGAGTGACACAAACGCGTGGTGGTCTTACTTGGGTGATATTGCCTGCTGGAT ATCTGGGTTCATCATTTTGGGGAATGGTTCTCATACTCTCATCGACGTATGTTCTCTCTGCAATGATAGCTGCTGGTTGTTTTATTGCTGCTTTGCTTATCGTGCTCTGCCTTGCAAAAAAT TGGACACTTCGCGGACTTTGCATCG GTTTTATCATTTTCATTGGTGGAATTTGGGCTCTGCAAATTCAAACGGATGTTCGTTTGCTCCGTTacgtaattcttttcatag GTGTTATGAACAGCTTGTTTTCCGTATATG ATATCTATGATGATTTAATATCTCGAAGAGTGAACACGAGTGACGCTGAGAAATTTGCTGAACTTTGTCCTTGCTGTTGTGCTGGTCCTTTTTGGGGAGTCCTCTG GGGAATGATATCTTTTGCATTTCTTTTTGGAGCTATGTACCTTGGACTTGCCCTTTTATCTTGA
- the LOC107861342 gene encoding uncharacterized protein LOC107861342: MAIELCSDDSSPRISFSHDISQSDTMPVEPYIRSTDYSSSSSPDFGFCVFHQSFDLESSSADELFFDGKILPIEMKRKIPPTLPPNKAEKTSITPNENLMEMPKSGNLGSNENQNSKSFWRFKRSNSLNCGSSSNSSSSYARTLCPIPLLPRSYSTGSTPSVKHKQHYQKSSSSVSNGHYYYQKPPLRKIPNNPYSSGIKINSNLFGLSSIFSSRKEKNKKR, encoded by the coding sequence ATGGCAATTGAACTATGTTCAGATGATTCTAGTCCTCGCATTTCTTTCTCTCACGATATTTCTCAATCTGATACAATGCCTGTCGAACCGTATATTCgatcaacagattactcatcctcCTCTAGTCCTGATTTTGGTTTTTGTGTGTTCCATCAaagctttgatcttgaatcttcgtcAGCCGATGAGCTTTTCTTTGACGGCAAAATTCTCCCTATTGAAATGAAGAGAAAGATTCCGCCAACTCTTCCACCTAACAAGGCAGAAAAGACGTCGATCACCCCCAATGAAAATCTGATGGAAATGCCGAAAAGTGGGAATCTTGGTTCGAATGAAAACCAGAACTCAAAGTCATTTTGGAGATTCAAGCGTAGTAATAGTTTGAATTGTGgaagtagtagtaatagtagttcTAGTTATGCAAGAACTTTATGCCCTATACCGCTTCTACCTCGAAGTTATTCAACTGGTTCAACTCCAAGTGTGAAGCACAAACAGCATTACCAGAAGTCATCTTCATCAGTTTCTAATGGTCATTATTATTATCAAAAGCCTCCTTTAAGGAAGATTCCAAATAATCCTTACAGCAGTGGaataaaaatcaactcaaatttGTTTGGTTTGAGCTCTATCTTTTCAAGTCGCAAggaaaagaacaagaagaggTGA
- the LOC107860060 gene encoding uncharacterized protein LOC107860060 isoform X2 — protein sequence MNVSSAREMNDSLAITASSLAITEKKPQRPGGCVGIFFQLFDWNRRFAKKKLFPKKLLSPDRLKQASKKFGGDEKQPKIRLIANENSGGFPNVKNNGMTNTCCESKRKMKAPSLVARLMGLESMPAASGSKPKKASGSEIGSNVAEKLGGQPGGSDKEDMDFEKAEIKRELRPQKLQKIGLSERRSVCRFSAEALQLRTVLSRPRKHQPKLVSPVKSPRNVSGRNASRLIGAATRILEPGLQKSRVKCALTYPTRYFSPLEDKADLAPHHLEGPNPCVDSKTLKGTSVPSCKNCGYFLHSKNGIPNVEEHSSSVSSPISSYSGPPCHGPGRNIPKLPIFSSRDQLERVSEGSSSDATAEIDDVSYCAELILGKRSISRSRMEMHGTRQGNNVKKDASPVTHVLNQKQNQTSQNRERGLMKSKPSSLQSNRILAAAESMNNTKNFVAQNRRLGASTRLRMPATADGCKFETERKPYSSRSDSFSPVRKKRLNNVSRQGDSSSFVNANMGGESSPSSDKTSRKDVAFPICSVDSHSTKPKLPCLREGVTTNNSSEGCNVVSFTFKSAMKQKAGTHAEVTKRKSQNYSSVDATRGRSFFKGNDEAPCLHKSFPLKGDILGALLEQKLKELTSEEEFGEGGAAPRKSTATILQELITALNEEKQFHLDSSPVRPSRKEDLCDDGDVSSRNTCMNFQAIPDSAATDLVGNSLDHHSPGCVLEAAFSTDSYLSSSPNSSSKDKVLAGSVDSIDDEPLFPEPDRDLSDCETSLSTRSCRALITDHFNNVSGLLSKIDQLKGSKLSYAKEVILNTELIFRTTPQQQALPVEDGFSVSHFLLNELEMLSSLLWMTFSQLLGCNDPKQMNQLKGFAFDCLLEYLDSKFARYSDSGFRTWTKLPSSMTKEILIADIIEEVKEWTEFVGLIPDELIEWDMSHSLGKWTDFEIEEFECGTEVARHILQELVDEVVLDLYSSS from the exons ATGAATGTTAGTTCAGCTAGAGAAATGAATGATAGTTTAGCCATAACAGCATCATCATTGGCCATTACTGAGAAAAAACCTCAAAGGCCTGGTGGTTGTGTGGGCATTTTCTTTCAGCTCTTTGATTGGAACCGTAGATTTGCCAAGAAGAAGTTGTTTCCAAAGAAACTGCTTTCACCAG ATCGCTTGAAACAAGCTTCAAAAAAGTTTGGAGGGGATGAGAAGCAGCCAAagattcgtttg ATTGCTAATGAGAACAGTGGGGGTTTTCCAAATGTAAAGAACAATGGAATGACCAATACATGTTGTGAAAGCAAGCGCAAAATGAAAGCTCCAAGTTTGGTTGCTAGGCTCATGGGTTTGGAATCGATGCCAGCAGCATCAGGCAGTAAGCCCAAAAAGGCTTCAGGTTCTGAAATTGGGAGCAATGTGGCAGAGAAACTCGGTGGTCAACCTGGCGGATCTGATAAAGAAGATATGGATTTCGAGAAGGCCGAAATAAAGCGTGAATTGAGGCCTCAAAAGCTTCAGAAGATAGGGCTTAGCGAGAGACGTTCAGTTTGCAGATTTAGTGCTGAAGCATTGCAGTTGAGGACTGTATTGTCAAGGCCAAGGAAACATCAGCCTAAATTGGTTTCTCCAGTAAAAAGTCCTAGAAATGTCTCTGGTAGAAATGCATCTAGGTTGATTGGCGCTGCAACTAGGATTTTAGAACCGGGTTTGCAAAAGAGTAGAGTGAAATGTGCTCTCACTTATCCTACTAGATATTTTTCCCCTTTGGAAGATAAAGCAGATTTAGCACCTCATCATTTGGAAGGCCCCAATCCTTGTGTGGATTCAAAAACTTTGAAAGGAACATCTGTGCCTTCATGTAAAAATTGTGGTTATTTTCTTCATAGTAAGAACGGTATACCAAATGTGGAAGAACACTCATCGTCTGTCTCGTCACCTATCTCTAGTTACTCTGGACCTCCTTGTCACGGTCCAGGAAGAAATATTCCAAAGTTGCCCATTTTCAGTAGCAGGGATCAACTAGAGAGAGTTTCTGAGGGTTCGTCCTCAGACGCCACTGCTGAAATAGATGATGTATCATACTGTGCAGAACTCATATTGGGCAAAAGATCTATTAGCAGAAGTCGAATGGAGATGCATGGCACCCGCCAAGGGAACAATGTGAAGAAGGATGCATCACCTGTCACTCATGTGCTTAATCAGAAACAAAATCAAACATCTCAGAATAGAGAGAGGGGCCTTATGAAGTCTAAGCCAAGTAGTTTGCAGAGCAACAGAATTTTAGCAGCTGCAGAATCTATGAATAATACCAAAAATTTTGTTGCACAGAACAGAAGGCTAGGTGCATCTACCCGATTGAGGATGCCAGCCACAGCCGATGGCTGCAAGTTTGAAACGGAAAGAAAACCTTATTCGAGTAGAAGTGATTCCTTCTCTCCGGTGCGGAAGAAGAGATTGAATAATGTCTCTAGACAAGGAGACAGTTCTAGTTTTGTGAATGCGAATATGGGAGGAGAATCAAGTCCCTCTTCTGACAAAACAAGTAGAAAAGATGTTGCTTTTCCAATTTGTTCTGTTGATAGTCACTCCACTAAACCAAAGTTGCCATGTTTGCGAGAGGGTGTTACAACCAATAATAGTTCTGAGGGATGTAACGTTGTTTCATTTACATTTAAATCTGCAATGAAGCAGAAAGCTGGCACTCATGCAGAAGTCACAAAAAGGAAGTCTCAGAATTACTCAAGTGTTGATGCTACTCGGGGGAGATCCTtctttaaaggaaatgatgaagcACCATGTTTGCATAAATCCTTTCCTTTGAAAGGGGACATTTTAGGAGCACTTCTGGAGCAAAAGCTAAAGGAATTGACTAGTGAAGAAGAGTTCGGAGAAGGGGGCGCTGCACCTAGAAAAAGCACTGCAACGATCCTTCAGGAGCTAATAACGGCTTTAAATGAAGAGAAACAATTTCATCTGGACAGTTCGCCCGTTAGACCTAGCAGGAAAGAAGATTTGTGTGATGATGGTGATGTATCTTCTAGAAATACTTGCATGAATTTCCAG GCCATACCAGATTCAGCAGCAACAGATTTAGTTGGGAATTCACTTGATCACCATAGTCCGGGATGTGTTCTTGAAGCTGCCTTTTCAACTGACAGCTACCTCTCCAGCAGTCCCAATAGTAGCTCAA AGGACAAAGTGCTTGCTGGATCAGTGGACTCTATTGATGATGAACCACTCTTTCCAGAACCTGATAGAGATCTTTCGGATTGTGAGACCTCATTATCCACCAGGAGTTGCAGAGCACTGATCACTGACCATTTTAACAACGTTTCTGGATTGCTAAGCAAGATTGATCAGTTAAAAGGAAGCAAACTCAGTTATGCAAAAGAGGTCATTTTGAATACTGAACTCATATTTAGAACTACACCTCAACAGCAGGCTCTACCTGTAGAGGATGGGTTCTCTGTGAGCCATTTTCTCCTCAATGAACTTGAAATGCTATCGAGTCTTCTGTGGATGACTTTCAGTCAGCTGCTTGGCTGTAACGACCCAAAACAAATGAATCAGCTTAAAGGATTCGCCTTTGATTGTCTATTAGAGTACCTAGACTCAAAATTTGCTCGATACTCTGATTCTGGTTTCAGAACCTGGACCAAACTACCATCAAGTATGACCAAAGAGATTCTGATTGCTGATATTATTGAAGAGGTCAAAGAGTGGACAGAATTTGTTGGTTTGATCCCAGACGAGCTAATAGAATGGGATATGAGCCATTCTTTGGGTAAATGGACCGATTTCGAGATTGAAGAATTTGAATGTGGCACTGAAGTTGCTAGGCATATTCTCCAAGAATTAGTAG ATGAAGTTGTTTTAGACCTCTAtagttctagctaa
- the LOC107860060 gene encoding uncharacterized protein LOC107860060 isoform X1 translates to MNVSSAREMNDSLAITASSLAITEKKPQRPGGCVGIFFQLFDWNRRFAKKKLFPKKLLSPDRLKQASKKFGGDEKQPKIRLIANENSGGFPNVKNNGMTNTCCESKRKMKAPSLVARLMGLESMPAASGSKPKKASGSEIGSNVAEKLGGQPGGSDKEDMDFEKAEIKRELRPQKLQKIGLSERRSVCRFSAEALQLRTVLSRPRKHQPKLVSPVKSPRNVSGRNASRLIGAATRILEPGLQKSRVKCALTYPTRYFSPLEDKADLAPHHLEGPNPCVDSKTLKGTSVPSCKNCGYFLHSKNGIPNVEEHSSSVSSPISSYSGPPCHGPGRNIPKLPIFSSRDQLERVSEGSSSDATAEIDDVSYCAELILGKRSISRSRMEMHGTRQGNNVKKDASPVTHVLNQKQNQTSQNRERGLMKSKPSSLQSNRILAAAESMNNTKNFVAQNRRLGASTRLRMPATADGCKFETERKPYSSRSDSFSPVRKKRLNNVSRQGDSSSFVNANMGGESSPSSDKTSRKDVAFPICSVDSHSTKPKLPCLREGVTTNNSSEGCNVVSFTFKSAMKQKAGTHAEVTKRKSQNYSSVDATRGRSFFKGNDEAPCLHKSFPLKGDILGALLEQKLKELTSEEEFGEGGAAPRKSTATILQELITALNEEKQFHLDSSPVRPSRKEDLCDDGDVSSRNTCMNFQAIPDSAATDLVGNSLDHHSPGCVLEAAFSTDSYLSSSPNSSSKDKVLAGSVDSIDDEPLFPEPDRDLSDCETSLSTRSCRALITDHFNNVSGLLSKIDQLKGSKLSYAKEVILNTELIFRTTPQQQALPVEDGFSVSHFLLNELEMLSSLLWMTFSQLLGCNDPKQMNQLKGFAFDCLLEYLDSKFARYSDSGFRTWTKLPSSMTKEILIADIIEEVKEWTEFVGLIPDELIEWDMSHSLGKWTDFEIEEFECGTEVARHILQELVDEVVLDLYSFS, encoded by the exons ATGAATGTTAGTTCAGCTAGAGAAATGAATGATAGTTTAGCCATAACAGCATCATCATTGGCCATTACTGAGAAAAAACCTCAAAGGCCTGGTGGTTGTGTGGGCATTTTCTTTCAGCTCTTTGATTGGAACCGTAGATTTGCCAAGAAGAAGTTGTTTCCAAAGAAACTGCTTTCACCAG ATCGCTTGAAACAAGCTTCAAAAAAGTTTGGAGGGGATGAGAAGCAGCCAAagattcgtttg ATTGCTAATGAGAACAGTGGGGGTTTTCCAAATGTAAAGAACAATGGAATGACCAATACATGTTGTGAAAGCAAGCGCAAAATGAAAGCTCCAAGTTTGGTTGCTAGGCTCATGGGTTTGGAATCGATGCCAGCAGCATCAGGCAGTAAGCCCAAAAAGGCTTCAGGTTCTGAAATTGGGAGCAATGTGGCAGAGAAACTCGGTGGTCAACCTGGCGGATCTGATAAAGAAGATATGGATTTCGAGAAGGCCGAAATAAAGCGTGAATTGAGGCCTCAAAAGCTTCAGAAGATAGGGCTTAGCGAGAGACGTTCAGTTTGCAGATTTAGTGCTGAAGCATTGCAGTTGAGGACTGTATTGTCAAGGCCAAGGAAACATCAGCCTAAATTGGTTTCTCCAGTAAAAAGTCCTAGAAATGTCTCTGGTAGAAATGCATCTAGGTTGATTGGCGCTGCAACTAGGATTTTAGAACCGGGTTTGCAAAAGAGTAGAGTGAAATGTGCTCTCACTTATCCTACTAGATATTTTTCCCCTTTGGAAGATAAAGCAGATTTAGCACCTCATCATTTGGAAGGCCCCAATCCTTGTGTGGATTCAAAAACTTTGAAAGGAACATCTGTGCCTTCATGTAAAAATTGTGGTTATTTTCTTCATAGTAAGAACGGTATACCAAATGTGGAAGAACACTCATCGTCTGTCTCGTCACCTATCTCTAGTTACTCTGGACCTCCTTGTCACGGTCCAGGAAGAAATATTCCAAAGTTGCCCATTTTCAGTAGCAGGGATCAACTAGAGAGAGTTTCTGAGGGTTCGTCCTCAGACGCCACTGCTGAAATAGATGATGTATCATACTGTGCAGAACTCATATTGGGCAAAAGATCTATTAGCAGAAGTCGAATGGAGATGCATGGCACCCGCCAAGGGAACAATGTGAAGAAGGATGCATCACCTGTCACTCATGTGCTTAATCAGAAACAAAATCAAACATCTCAGAATAGAGAGAGGGGCCTTATGAAGTCTAAGCCAAGTAGTTTGCAGAGCAACAGAATTTTAGCAGCTGCAGAATCTATGAATAATACCAAAAATTTTGTTGCACAGAACAGAAGGCTAGGTGCATCTACCCGATTGAGGATGCCAGCCACAGCCGATGGCTGCAAGTTTGAAACGGAAAGAAAACCTTATTCGAGTAGAAGTGATTCCTTCTCTCCGGTGCGGAAGAAGAGATTGAATAATGTCTCTAGACAAGGAGACAGTTCTAGTTTTGTGAATGCGAATATGGGAGGAGAATCAAGTCCCTCTTCTGACAAAACAAGTAGAAAAGATGTTGCTTTTCCAATTTGTTCTGTTGATAGTCACTCCACTAAACCAAAGTTGCCATGTTTGCGAGAGGGTGTTACAACCAATAATAGTTCTGAGGGATGTAACGTTGTTTCATTTACATTTAAATCTGCAATGAAGCAGAAAGCTGGCACTCATGCAGAAGTCACAAAAAGGAAGTCTCAGAATTACTCAAGTGTTGATGCTACTCGGGGGAGATCCTtctttaaaggaaatgatgaagcACCATGTTTGCATAAATCCTTTCCTTTGAAAGGGGACATTTTAGGAGCACTTCTGGAGCAAAAGCTAAAGGAATTGACTAGTGAAGAAGAGTTCGGAGAAGGGGGCGCTGCACCTAGAAAAAGCACTGCAACGATCCTTCAGGAGCTAATAACGGCTTTAAATGAAGAGAAACAATTTCATCTGGACAGTTCGCCCGTTAGACCTAGCAGGAAAGAAGATTTGTGTGATGATGGTGATGTATCTTCTAGAAATACTTGCATGAATTTCCAG GCCATACCAGATTCAGCAGCAACAGATTTAGTTGGGAATTCACTTGATCACCATAGTCCGGGATGTGTTCTTGAAGCTGCCTTTTCAACTGACAGCTACCTCTCCAGCAGTCCCAATAGTAGCTCAA AGGACAAAGTGCTTGCTGGATCAGTGGACTCTATTGATGATGAACCACTCTTTCCAGAACCTGATAGAGATCTTTCGGATTGTGAGACCTCATTATCCACCAGGAGTTGCAGAGCACTGATCACTGACCATTTTAACAACGTTTCTGGATTGCTAAGCAAGATTGATCAGTTAAAAGGAAGCAAACTCAGTTATGCAAAAGAGGTCATTTTGAATACTGAACTCATATTTAGAACTACACCTCAACAGCAGGCTCTACCTGTAGAGGATGGGTTCTCTGTGAGCCATTTTCTCCTCAATGAACTTGAAATGCTATCGAGTCTTCTGTGGATGACTTTCAGTCAGCTGCTTGGCTGTAACGACCCAAAACAAATGAATCAGCTTAAAGGATTCGCCTTTGATTGTCTATTAGAGTACCTAGACTCAAAATTTGCTCGATACTCTGATTCTGGTTTCAGAACCTGGACCAAACTACCATCAAGTATGACCAAAGAGATTCTGATTGCTGATATTATTGAAGAGGTCAAAGAGTGGACAGAATTTGTTGGTTTGATCCCAGACGAGCTAATAGAATGGGATATGAGCCATTCTTTGGGTAAATGGACCGATTTCGAGATTGAAGAATTTGAATGTGGCACTGAAGTTGCTAGGCATATTCTCCAAGAATTAGTAGATGAAGTTGTTTTAGACCTCTACAGTTTTAGCTAA
- the LOC107860064 gene encoding plastidic glucose transporter 4-like, translating into MIIGRLLTGIGIGISSAIVPLYISEISPTEIRGTLGTVNQLFICIGILAALVAGLPLSGNPLWWRTMFGISLIPSVLLALGMAFSPESPRWLYQQGRISEAETSIKRLYGKERVAEVMVIWKMLLRVLQNQMLGGLIFLVAVTGKLLALVQLCSCSSSWPG; encoded by the exons ATGATCATTGGTCGCTTACTTACTGGAATTGGCATTGGCATCTCATCTGCTATTGTGCCACTTTACATATCCGAG ATCTCACCCACGGAAATTCGCGGCACACTTGGAACTGTCAATCAGCTATTCATTTGCATTGGAATTCTTGCTGCATTAGTGGCTGGATTGCCTTTGTCTGGAAATCCTTTGTG GTGGAGAACAATGTTTGGTATATCACTTATTCCATCTGTTTTACTTGCACTAGGAATGGCATTTTCTCCAGAAAGTCCTCGGTGGCTCTATCAG CAAGGGAGAATTTCTGAAGCTGAGACATCTATTAAAAGGCTATATGGTAAAGAAAGAGTTGCTGAGGTTATGGTGATCTGGAAGATGCTTCTCAGGGTTCTTCAGAACCAGATGCTGGGTGGCTTGATCTTTTTAGTAGCCGTTACTGGAAAG TTGTTAGCATTGGTGCAGCTATGTTCTTGTTCCAGCAGTTGGCCGGGATAA
- the LOC107860062 gene encoding uncharacterized protein LOC107860062, whose product MAGRGTSESSIQTQTLHSLYAALDPKSLILSQFSNSDQPQFLQLTTDCLLMERGPRYKAYADLREKKLRIKHMKQSIPEEEEEEMDYQAEFVVTPPKKQVKFQGSFVTPPKRTKGSSILAQSVPDFSSALRKENRKPPPTMLPTLKEKSATPPPSGVKSGKSYGVVGSIGGSKSVNSAEKRIGGLMTRKSYANVEELKGLTSVARSAINGDNRVGRTNRVAGRTLLGYRQL is encoded by the coding sequence ATGGCTGGGCGTGGGACCAGTGAATCTTCAATTCAAACTCAAACGCTTCATTCTCTGTACGCAGCACTCGACCCCAAGTCCTTAATTCTCTCACAATTTTCAAATTCTGATCAACCCCAGTTCCTTCAACTCACTACTGATTGTTTACTGATGGAAAGAGGTCCTCGTTACAAAGCGTATGCTGATCTTAGAGAGAAAAAACTGCGAATAAAGCACATGAAACAATCGATCCccgaagaagaggaggaggaaatGGATTACCAAGCGGAGTTTGTTGTTACTCCTCCGAAGAAACAGGTGAAATTTCAAGGGAGTTTTGTAACACCACCAAAGAGGACAAAAGGATCATCGATTTTGGCTCAATCAGTCCCTGATTTTTCATCGGCATTGAGGAAGGAGAATCGAAAGCCGCCACCTACTATGCTGCCGACTTTGAAGGAGAAGTCAGCTACTCCGCCTCCGTCTGGTGTAAAAAGTGGCAAGTCTTATGGGGTTGTTGGGAGTATTGGAGGTAGCAAATCGGTCAATTCAGCGGAGAAGAGGATTGGGGGTTTGATGACTAGGAAGAGTTATGCTAATGTGGAGGAATTGAAGGGATTGACGTCTGTTGCAAGGAGTGCCATTAATGGTGATAACAGAGTAGGAAGAACTAACAGAGTTGCTGGCAGGACTCTTCTTGGTTACAGACAATTATGA